Proteins encoded within one genomic window of Candidatus Tanganyikabacteria bacterium:
- a CDS encoding DUF445 family protein has translation MTEEQLTYLLIVVFAAGIAGRLVDFSAVWFLFHPYKEYNIPLLRKLGVLPRRQKELARQVARLIEERLITRQRIGEFISSDEMAGKVRATVRDALRSVVEADYPSVRDLLSRELGSAVDIDREIHVFADWVGERVADLVGRPAFRSRVANFMSEFLASRRDRALETLLPRGTFEAISGYLEGRWDKLSAEADEAAAQLDAWAASLGLVTDYVPQQALDVTRARIKERLPAWFKMLEDLLREEQTKAAVKTYLFDVLDRLAASNPNVFTVEGFLGAWRTLFPDDFARRVDVFIDETLPRLRRALEDPQNLEFIRQRVDLWFEELARTPLGHYYLRLKPDARAELRGAVAMALRSPNVRRTVHWLVGQVVGRARGARLGEVVPAEVFAYDPVLRRLGELDGLAPEVVGELILPQLELLLDPARLPEVVEAATAKDTARLATLLEAGLPGLQGDAYREVHLYRSRLLGEAPAPQVGGADWVQRAVDSVCANLAEEPAQDLIRAWTRRGVELLLGIPVGRPAAALREERIVLVEEIAVRQIVALLRDHSHRIAQAIDLKEMARKGVEAADPRNIEDVVKRQLARDEFNTIFLIGLLFGGVVGLVMTGIFHGAALLGGWVAVLALGVTLIAVMLRVVRV, from the coding sequence ATGACCGAGGAACAACTCACCTACCTGCTCATCGTCGTCTTCGCAGCGGGCATCGCCGGACGATTGGTGGACTTCTCGGCGGTCTGGTTCCTTTTCCACCCGTACAAGGAGTACAACATCCCCCTGCTGCGCAAGCTGGGCGTGCTGCCGCGGCGGCAGAAGGAACTGGCCAGGCAGGTGGCGCGGCTCATCGAAGAGCGGCTGATCACGCGGCAGCGCATCGGCGAGTTCATCTCGTCGGATGAGATGGCCGGGAAGGTGCGCGCGACCGTCCGCGACGCCCTCCGGTCGGTCGTGGAGGCCGACTATCCCTCGGTGCGCGACTTGCTCTCGCGGGAGCTCGGATCGGCGGTGGACATCGATCGGGAGATCCACGTCTTCGCCGACTGGGTGGGCGAACGCGTAGCCGATCTGGTCGGCAGGCCCGCGTTCCGCAGCCGCGTGGCCAATTTCATGAGCGAGTTCCTCGCCTCCCGGCGCGACCGGGCGCTGGAAACCCTGTTGCCGCGCGGCACGTTCGAGGCGATCTCGGGCTACCTCGAGGGGCGCTGGGACAAGCTTTCCGCCGAGGCGGACGAAGCCGCGGCGCAACTGGACGCATGGGCGGCTTCGCTCGGCCTGGTGACCGACTACGTCCCGCAGCAGGCGCTGGACGTCACCCGCGCTCGCATCAAGGAGCGGCTGCCCGCGTGGTTCAAGATGCTGGAGGACCTGCTCCGGGAGGAGCAGACCAAGGCCGCGGTCAAGACCTACCTGTTCGACGTGCTGGATCGCCTGGCGGCCTCGAATCCCAACGTCTTCACGGTCGAGGGTTTCCTGGGAGCATGGCGCACGCTGTTTCCCGACGACTTCGCCCGGCGCGTCGACGTCTTCATCGACGAGACTTTGCCGCGGCTGCGGCGGGCGCTGGAAGACCCGCAGAACCTGGAATTCATCCGCCAGCGGGTGGACTTGTGGTTCGAAGAACTCGCTCGCACGCCCCTCGGGCACTACTACCTGCGTCTCAAGCCCGATGCCCGCGCGGAACTGCGCGGCGCGGTCGCCATGGCATTGCGGAGCCCCAACGTTCGGCGCACCGTGCACTGGCTCGTCGGGCAGGTGGTCGGGCGCGCCCGCGGCGCGCGGCTCGGCGAGGTCGTGCCGGCCGAGGTCTTCGCGTACGACCCGGTGCTGCGGCGCCTGGGCGAACTGGACGGCCTGGCGCCGGAGGTCGTGGGCGAGCTGATCCTGCCGCAACTCGAGCTCCTGCTGGACCCCGCGCGGCTCCCCGAGGTCGTGGAAGCGGCGACCGCCAAGGACACGGCGCGCCTGGCCACCCTCCTCGAGGCCGGCCTGCCTGGTCTGCAGGGCGACGCCTACCGGGAGGTGCACCTCTACCGGTCGCGCCTGCTGGGCGAGGCGCCGGCGCCGCAGGTGGGCGGGGCCGACTGGGTGCAGCGGGCGGTGGACTCCGTGTGCGCCAACCTGGCGGAAGAACCCGCCCAGGATCTCATCCGCGCCTGGACGCGCCGCGGCGTCGAACTGCTGCTGGGCATCCCCGTCGGCCGGCCGGCGGCGGCCTTGCGGGAGGAGCGCATCGTGCTGGTCGAGGAGATCGCCGTGCGCCAGATCGTGGCCTTGCTCCGCGATCACTCCCACCGCATCGCGCAGGCGATAGACCTCAAGGAGATGGCGCGCAAGGGCGTCGAGGCGGCCGACCCGCGGAACATCGAGGACGTGGTCAAGCGGCAACTGGCGCGGGACGAGTTCAACACGATCTTCCTGATAGGCCTGCTGTTCGGCGGCGTGGTCGGCCTGGTGATGACCGGCATCTTCCATGGCGCGGCGCTCCTGGGCGGCTGGGTGGCGGTGCTCGCGCTCGGAGTGACGCTCATCGCCGTGATGCTGCGGGTGGTCAGGGTATAA
- a CDS encoding DUF4573 domain-containing protein: MTAGRGAFRSVLFVATAAALTGCSQGLSPWLGATRGSTGDLAATLDGVTQTTPLIVGTVVDPAGRPAARARVRIYEGLIIRLDGVTQTTPLDGVTQTTPLDGVTQTTPLDGVTQTTPLDGVTQTTPLDGVTQTTPLDGVTQTTPLDGVTQTTPMDGVTQTTPLDGVTQTTPLDGVTQTTPFDGVTQTTPFDGVTQTTPLQAVGEADAAGRFAIPAPGRRVLAVEAAGGGLIAARLGVVAGAAAARIDVGTLWLDRPGKAVGRVVGPPAGELAGIAVFVPGTDLVARTDASGSYRIADLPAGTVRVAAVKPKFRPAVAAGIAIKPGATAAVPDLRLLPEKPRLLRLEPPNGGPGAAVRLVGEDFGAASLAPVAVRFGSLAAAVASRVDAGAVLTEVPAGATSGPVTLLVDGVPSNPVDFTVIATLSVNPARARDVPGKPIALTLEARDAAGRPIANPVVAWSVVPDDLGAISAGSFTAGREGYGQVLARSGALSAAADLGFGRWRASLVLGEGKPRIGPHVGASDSVAVRYPTELAALPDGSLLFTDLDARPGPDGRDAVPVIRKLWPDGQVTLAAGTGDPGQDGDGQSLAASRLLYATSLAVSSAGAVAFVDERRIRGWVAAPTTVLGRSLLAGQLWDLAVGNGSLDHHLAWGPDRDLFLTERWRSSAVIRRIAADGGNEVLIRTGPDRFPDTPDVEADPAQIQANLANLVVDGHGNLLIATGVRVWLYCRKAGTYFGVPFLHGELKAVAGTGEYGFDREEGPALATRLWGVAGLAFLGDDLLMAEHSSNRVRLLEASGKIRTLCGGGPVSTTGPEKPDIQGGSLAMPLPRLAGDVWLNQPSRLTVGPDGSVYVSDRLNHRILKLVKTVPD, translated from the coding sequence ATGACGGCTGGAAGGGGAGCGTTCCGGAGCGTCCTTTTCGTCGCGACGGCGGCCGCGCTGACAGGCTGCTCGCAGGGCCTCTCCCCGTGGCTCGGCGCCACCCGGGGATCGACCGGCGACCTGGCCGCCACCCTCGACGGCGTCACCCAGACCACGCCGCTGATCGTCGGGACGGTCGTCGATCCGGCCGGCCGGCCGGCTGCTCGCGCCCGGGTGCGAATCTACGAGGGCCTGATCATCCGCCTGGACGGTGTGACGCAAACGACGCCCCTGGACGGGGTGACGCAAACGACGCCCCTGGACGGGGTGACCCAGACGACGCCCCTGGACGGGGTGACCCAGACGACGCCCCTGGACGGGGTGACCCAGACGACGCCCCTGGACGGCGTGACGCAAACGACGCCCCTGGACGGGGTGACCCAGACGACGCCCCTGGACGGGGTGACCCAGACGACGCCCATGGACGGGGTGACGCAAACGACGCCCCTGGACGGGGTGACGCAAACGACGCCCCTGGACGGGGTGACCCAGACGACGCCGTTCGACGGCGTGACCCAGACGACGCCGTTCGACGGCGTGACCCAGACCACGCCGCTGCAGGCCGTCGGGGAGGCAGACGCCGCCGGCCGTTTTGCCATCCCGGCGCCCGGGCGGCGCGTGCTGGCCGTGGAAGCGGCGGGCGGAGGTTTGATCGCGGCACGACTTGGCGTCGTGGCGGGCGCCGCCGCGGCCCGCATCGACGTGGGCACGCTCTGGCTCGATCGGCCGGGCAAGGCGGTTGGCCGGGTGGTCGGGCCGCCCGCCGGGGAACTGGCGGGTATCGCGGTGTTCGTCCCGGGTACCGACCTCGTCGCGCGCACTGATGCGAGCGGTTCCTACCGGATCGCCGATCTGCCGGCCGGGACGGTACGTGTGGCGGCAGTCAAGCCGAAATTCCGGCCGGCCGTGGCCGCGGGCATCGCGATCAAGCCCGGCGCGACGGCCGCCGTGCCGGATCTGCGCCTCTTGCCCGAGAAGCCGCGCCTGCTACGCCTCGAACCGCCAAACGGCGGCCCTGGCGCCGCGGTGCGCCTGGTAGGGGAAGACTTCGGGGCGGCCTCCCTGGCACCCGTAGCGGTGCGCTTCGGCAGCCTCGCGGCCGCGGTGGCCTCCAGGGTGGACGCGGGCGCCGTCCTCACGGAAGTGCCCGCTGGCGCGACTTCGGGACCGGTCACGCTACTGGTGGACGGCGTACCCTCGAACCCGGTGGACTTCACGGTGATTGCCACCTTGTCGGTCAACCCCGCCCGCGCGCGGGACGTTCCGGGCAAGCCAATCGCCCTGACCCTCGAGGCCCGCGACGCGGCCGGCCGGCCGATCGCCAATCCGGTGGTGGCCTGGAGCGTCGTACCGGACGACCTGGGCGCGATCTCCGCCGGATCGTTCACGGCCGGCCGCGAGGGTTATGGCCAGGTGCTGGCCAGGAGCGGCGCGTTGTCGGCGGCGGCGGATCTGGGCTTCGGCCGCTGGCGCGCCAGCCTCGTGCTCGGCGAGGGCAAGCCCCGGATCGGACCCCATGTCGGGGCATCCGACAGCGTGGCCGTGCGCTACCCCACCGAACTCGCCGCCCTGCCCGACGGGAGTCTGCTGTTCACGGATCTGGACGCGAGGCCCGGACCGGACGGCCGGGACGCCGTCCCGGTGATTCGCAAGCTCTGGCCCGATGGCCAGGTGACCCTGGCCGCCGGTACCGGAGATCCCGGCCAGGACGGCGACGGGCAGAGCCTGGCGGCCTCGCGCCTGCTGTACGCGACTTCCCTCGCCGTCTCATCGGCCGGTGCGGTGGCATTCGTGGACGAAAGGCGCATCCGCGGCTGGGTTGCGGCACCGACTACCGTGCTCGGCCGGAGCCTGCTCGCCGGCCAACTCTGGGACCTCGCGGTCGGTAATGGAAGCCTCGACCACCATCTGGCTTGGGGCCCCGATCGCGATCTCTTCTTGACGGAACGCTGGCGCAGCAGCGCCGTCATCCGCAGGATAGCGGCCGACGGCGGGAACGAGGTGCTGATCCGTACCGGACCGGACAGGTTCCCCGACACGCCGGATGTCGAAGCCGATCCGGCGCAGATCCAGGCGAACCTGGCCAACCTGGTCGTCGACGGCCACGGCAACCTCCTGATCGCCACCGGCGTCCGCGTCTGGTTGTATTGCCGCAAGGCCGGCACCTATTTCGGCGTGCCCTTCCTTCACGGGGAATTGAAGGCGGTGGCCGGAACGGGCGAATACGGCTTCGACCGCGAGGAAGGTCCGGCGCTCGCTACCCGCTTGTGGGGGGTCGCCGGCCTGGCGTTCCTCGGCGACGATCTGCTCATGGCCGAGCACTCCAGCAACCGCGTGAGGTTGCTCGAAGCCTCGGGGAAGATCAGGACCCTCTGCGGAGGCGGCCCGGTCTCGACCACGGGCCCCGAGAAACCCGACATCCAGGGCGGCTCGCTCGCAATGCCGCTCCCGCGGCTCGCCGGCGACGTCTGGCTAAATCAGCCCAGCCGCCTGACCGTGGGGCCCGACGGATCGGTGTACGTCTCCGACCGCCTCAACCACCGGATCCTGAAGCTGGTCAAAACCGTCCCTGACTGA
- a CDS encoding sigma-70 family RNA polymerase sigma factor → MDSLLQEYRSTPSPRARDALVRRHLKLVKQIAAAHASRTERNVDDLVQVGSIGLLNAIERFDTEQGASFEAYAGACIAGEIRHYLRDLGHLVKPPRELQELRPQVLRAISRLAQRSYRSPTPDEIAAETGLPPGKIEEVLALEERGVPLSLDAETNEDGDKAAWKYQLIDNRYRSFQLAAEDRIMLGQAMGHMRDVSREVIEFAFFQDLTQTEIAKKLGISQMQVSRRLRTAMGELWKSLNSRLWD, encoded by the coding sequence ATGGACAGCCTGCTCCAGGAGTACCGGAGTACGCCGTCTCCGCGCGCCCGCGACGCCCTGGTGCGCAGGCACCTGAAGCTGGTCAAGCAGATCGCCGCCGCGCACGCCTCGCGCACCGAGCGCAACGTGGACGATCTCGTGCAGGTCGGGTCCATCGGCCTGCTGAACGCGATCGAGCGCTTCGACACTGAGCAGGGCGCTTCCTTCGAGGCCTACGCCGGGGCCTGCATCGCCGGGGAGATCCGCCACTATCTCAGGGATCTCGGCCACCTGGTCAAGCCCCCCCGGGAGCTGCAGGAGCTGCGGCCCCAGGTCCTGCGGGCGATTTCCCGGCTGGCGCAGCGCTCGTACCGCTCGCCGACCCCCGACGAGATCGCCGCGGAAACCGGCTTGCCCCCCGGGAAGATCGAGGAGGTCCTGGCGCTCGAGGAGCGCGGCGTCCCGCTCTCCCTGGATGCCGAGACCAACGAGGATGGCGACAAGGCCGCCTGGAAGTACCAGCTGATCGACAACCGGTACCGCAGCTTCCAGCTTGCTGCCGAGGATCGCATCATGCTCGGGCAGGCGATGGGGCACATGCGCGACGTCTCGCGAGAGGTCATCGAGTTCGCGTTCTTCCAGGACCTGACCCAGACCGAGATCGCGAAGAAGCTGGGCATCTCCCAGATGCAGGTCTCGCGCCGCCTCCGCACGGCGATGGGCGAGCTCTGGAAGTCCCTCAACAGCCGGCTCTGGGACTGA
- a CDS encoding protoheme IX farnesyltransferase yields the protein MEYSQPRAAALPILADYLALTKPSILLLVLLTGLPALLLAGGRNLDWRLAIATLAGTALASAGAAAINHFMDREIDAIMKRTRGRPLPAGRVEPRSALLFGVVLATISAAVLWTWTTPLATGLAIACVLYYTVFYTGWLKRATPQNIVIGGAAGASAPLIAWAAATGTIGLPAWIMFLVIFLWTPPHFWALAIYRRDEYAAAGIPMLPVVAGEAATKRQILLYTFALLPVTLSLYAAGQASAIYAGAALILGLLFIVRAAAVYREASAGNCLKLFGYSIAYLMLVFAILTLDIGFRLG from the coding sequence ATGGAATACTCGCAGCCTCGCGCGGCGGCGTTGCCGATCCTGGCCGACTACCTGGCGCTCACGAAGCCGTCCATCCTGCTGCTGGTCCTTCTGACCGGACTGCCCGCGCTTCTGCTCGCGGGCGGCAGGAACCTGGACTGGCGGCTGGCGATCGCGACCCTGGCGGGCACCGCGCTCGCATCCGCGGGCGCCGCGGCGATCAACCATTTCATGGATCGGGAAATCGACGCGATCATGAAGCGGACGCGCGGTCGCCCGCTGCCTGCCGGCCGGGTCGAGCCCCGGAGCGCGCTGTTGTTCGGCGTGGTCCTGGCGACGATCTCGGCTGCCGTTCTCTGGACCTGGACGACGCCACTGGCGACGGGCCTGGCTATCGCCTGCGTCCTCTACTACACCGTGTTCTACACCGGGTGGCTCAAGCGCGCGACCCCGCAAAACATCGTCATCGGCGGCGCGGCGGGTGCCTCGGCGCCGCTGATCGCCTGGGCCGCCGCCACAGGAACCATCGGGCTGCCCGCATGGATCATGTTTCTCGTGATCTTCCTCTGGACGCCGCCGCACTTCTGGGCGCTGGCCATCTATCGGCGCGACGAGTACGCGGCTGCCGGGATCCCGATGCTGCCGGTGGTGGCCGGCGAGGCCGCCACCAAGCGCCAGATCCTCCTCTACACGTTCGCCCTCCTTCCCGTGACGCTCTCCCTGTATGCCGCCGGCCAAGCCAGCGCGATCTACGCCGGTGCCGCGCTGATCCTCGGACTCCTCTTCATCGTTCGCGCCGCGGCCGTGTATCGCGAGGCGTCGGCCGGAAATTGCCTCAAACTGTTCGGCTACTCGATCGCCTACCTCATGCTCGTGTTCGCGATCCTGACGCTGGACATCGGCTTCCGGCTTGGCTAG
- a CDS encoding TetR/AcrR family transcriptional regulator: MAIDARPRGQRRDARENCEKVLRAARTVFVRDGFDASMEEIARVAGVGVGTIYRRYPGKEILLGELVQETCELHLSLLEATLARPEHPPALLREVVHLHFRMGEEHAMLLDMLAPESPDADVTDSPRAQAYLRERALLEGLIRAGMDQGVFAKGDPLPMAAMIMELLHWQSCERMRRSLGLSSEAAADQLTKLVLGGLGVSV; the protein is encoded by the coding sequence ATGGCTATTGATGCCCGGCCGCGCGGCCAACGACGAGACGCGCGCGAGAACTGCGAGAAAGTTCTACGTGCTGCCCGCACGGTGTTCGTGCGGGACGGCTTCGATGCGAGCATGGAGGAGATCGCCCGGGTCGCGGGCGTGGGGGTAGGCACCATCTACCGCCGGTATCCAGGCAAGGAGATCCTGCTGGGCGAGCTCGTGCAGGAGACTTGCGAATTGCACCTGTCCCTCCTGGAGGCGACGCTGGCGAGGCCCGAGCATCCGCCCGCGTTGCTGCGCGAAGTCGTTCACCTGCATTTCCGGATGGGCGAGGAGCATGCGATGCTCCTCGACATGCTCGCGCCCGAGAGCCCTGACGCCGACGTGACGGACAGTCCGCGCGCCCAGGCCTACCTCCGGGAGCGCGCGCTGCTCGAGGGCCTCATCCGGGCCGGCATGGACCAGGGCGTGTTCGCCAAGGGCGATCCCCTGCCCATGGCGGCGATGATCATGGAGCTTCTGCATTGGCAGTCGTGCGAGCGCATGCGGCGCTCGCTCGGCCTGTCTTCCGAGGCCGCGGCCGACCAGTTGACCAAGCTGGTGCTGGGAGGTCTCGGCGTCTCGGTTTGA
- a CDS encoding COX15/CtaA family protein, with protein MDHSVLFRRFGMLLHATAGLTLVLVLVGAIVRSTGSGLGCGTAGGMHDWPLCHGQLIPPATVEAIIEFSHRALAGAVSLCLLGAAGWAAATPPLRARFGGPMAAALALLVLQIGLGALTVRLLSDGEINPAFVVAHLATAFTFFGTLVVIGSHAMKIARGPDTTEPDLPVFPRALVIFTTGAVFFQAITGGLVANLGASMACPEFPACAGGVWVPTLDGAVGLQVWHRIGAVVVSALIVALFFILRPHASAPRRLLAVTVGVLVLQFALGVTTVLLGLPLLARGAHHVVAYALFGSMVAISYHVFSGRPRSEAAGLEGAPAASR; from the coding sequence ATGGATCACTCAGTTCTGTTCCGCCGCTTCGGCATGCTGCTTCACGCGACTGCCGGATTGACCCTCGTGCTGGTCCTTGTCGGCGCCATCGTAAGGTCTACGGGTTCGGGACTCGGGTGCGGCACGGCAGGAGGCATGCACGATTGGCCGCTCTGCCACGGCCAGCTCATCCCTCCGGCCACCGTCGAGGCCATCATCGAATTCAGCCACCGCGCCTTGGCTGGCGCCGTGAGCTTGTGCCTGCTGGGCGCCGCGGGTTGGGCGGCCGCGACTCCGCCCTTGCGCGCCCGGTTCGGCGGGCCGATGGCCGCGGCGCTAGCGCTGCTCGTCCTGCAGATCGGCCTGGGGGCGTTGACGGTGAGGCTCCTGTCGGACGGCGAGATCAATCCGGCCTTCGTGGTGGCCCACCTGGCGACCGCATTCACGTTCTTCGGCACCCTGGTGGTGATCGGCTCGCACGCCATGAAGATTGCGAGGGGACCGGACACCACGGAGCCGGACCTTCCGGTGTTCCCTCGCGCGCTGGTGATCTTCACCACGGGTGCCGTGTTCTTCCAGGCAATCACCGGCGGCCTGGTGGCCAATCTCGGAGCTTCGATGGCTTGTCCGGAGTTCCCGGCCTGCGCCGGCGGCGTGTGGGTTCCGACCCTGGACGGGGCAGTGGGCCTCCAGGTCTGGCACCGCATCGGCGCGGTGGTCGTGTCGGCACTGATCGTCGCCCTGTTCTTCATCCTGCGTCCCCATGCGTCCGCGCCGCGCCGCCTGCTTGCCGTGACGGTCGGAGTGCTCGTGCTGCAGTTCGCCCTGGGCGTCACAACGGTGTTGCTCGGCCTGCCCCTCCTGGCGCGAGGTGCGCATCACGTCGTGGCCTACGCCCTGTTCGGGTCGATGGTGGCCATCTCCTATCACGTCTTCTCCGGCCGACCGCGGTCGGAAGCCGCCGGACTCGAGGGCGCCCCTGCGGCGTCGCGCTAG
- a CDS encoding cytochrome c oxidase assembly protein has product MPSVRPPDSARERSVARLARVAKSCRFPALLAMALVASLASQGATYAASEARSVSVRWLGFAPKELKVAIAPDRPFSEVPLGKSRTVRFKFTNLGGARVAFKALHTVDPGEAEKHLSKTVCFCFENQTLGPHETKELPVDYTINRRLPADISDIVVSYRLVSIADTPAKARREPGASRGTR; this is encoded by the coding sequence ATGCCCTCCGTCCGTCCGCCCGATTCCGCACGGGAAAGATCCGTCGCGCGGCTCGCCCGGGTCGCGAAATCATGTCGGTTTCCCGCCCTCCTGGCCATGGCCCTGGTTGCTTCCCTGGCGTCGCAGGGAGCGACGTACGCCGCCTCCGAAGCCCGGTCGGTATCGGTGCGCTGGCTTGGTTTCGCGCCCAAGGAGCTGAAGGTGGCCATCGCTCCTGACCGGCCTTTTTCGGAAGTCCCCCTCGGAAAGTCGCGGACGGTCAGGTTCAAGTTCACCAATCTCGGGGGCGCGCGCGTGGCGTTCAAGGCCCTCCACACCGTGGATCCTGGCGAAGCCGAGAAACACCTGTCCAAGACGGTCTGCTTCTGCTTCGAGAACCAGACTCTCGGGCCTCACGAGACCAAGGAACTGCCGGTGGATTACACGATCAACAGGCGACTGCCGGCCGACATCAGCGACATCGTCGTGAGTTATCGACTGGTCAGTATCGCCGATACACCTGCAAAGGCCCGTCGCGAACCAGGCGCGAGTCGCGGCACTCGCTGA